In one window of Candidatus Thermoplasmatota archaeon DNA:
- a CDS encoding Era-like GTP-binding protein codes for MGILGRLRVLLQSVFGKGHVRIGIYGPPNAGKTTLANRISRDWSGDIVGSVSEIPHETRRAQKKDNVVIKNGNSSLTIDIIDTPGIATKVDFHNFMECGMNEEDSRIRAKEATEGVIEAIRWLDNIDGVILLMDSTENPFTQVNVTIIGNLEARELPVLIAANKIDMDGSTPATIKSAFPQHDVVPISALTGYNIEMLYEVMVKLFGKAKRK; via the coding sequence ATGGGGATTCTCGGAAGATTAAGGGTATTACTTCAATCCGTTTTTGGAAAAGGACATGTAAGGATAGGAATATACGGCCCCCCAAATGCTGGAAAAACGACCTTGGCAAATAGAATATCAAGAGATTGGAGCGGGGATATAGTCGGTTCTGTATCAGAGATACCTCACGAGACGAGAAGGGCACAAAAAAAAGATAATGTTGTAATAAAAAATGGGAATTCTTCACTTACGATTGATATTATAGACACACCAGGAATAGCGACAAAGGTTGACTTCCACAATTTTATGGAGTGCGGAATGAATGAAGAAGATTCAAGAATAAGGGCTAAGGAAGCAACTGAAGGGGTTATAGAGGCGATACGATGGCTGGATAATATAGATGGGGTTATTTTACTCATGGACAGTACAGAAAACCCCTTTACACAGGTAAATGTTACAATAATAGGTAACCTCGAAGCAAGAGAGTTGCCAGTGCTGATAGCGGCAAACAAAATCGATATGGATGGCTCCACGCCAGCCACTATTAAATCTGCATTTCCCCAGCATGATGTGGTTCCTATTTCCGCACTGACCGGCTACAATATAGAAATGCTGTATGAGGTTATGGTGAAACTGTTTGGAAAAGCAAAGAGGAAATAA
- a CDS encoding DUF2073 domain-containing protein yields the protein MAEIKVNLISHQKIEGMTTDEKIDFILGEVKQGGILVLERGLTPEEQSKLIEKTMNEIKPDKFIGIEMEGYREDGRANWLQKVLGKMRPPRMTVIGPADKLKTIHKDNDIIKTIILGR from the coding sequence ATGGCCGAAATAAAAGTAAATTTGATTTCCCATCAAAAGATTGAGGGCATGACAACCGATGAAAAAATAGATTTCATTCTTGGTGAAGTAAAACAAGGAGGAATATTGGTCCTGGAAAGAGGGCTTACGCCAGAAGAACAGTCAAAACTCATAGAGAAAACGATGAATGAGATAAAACCCGACAAATTTATAGGTATAGAAATGGAAGGGTACAGAGAAGATGGTAGAGCAAATTGGTTACAGAAGGTTCTTGGAAAGATGCGCCCTCCGCGTATGACGGTCATAGGGCCCGCGGATAAACTGAAAACCATACACAAAGATAATGATATTATAAAAACCATTATTCTTGGGAGGTAA
- a CDS encoding Zn-ribbon containing protein codes for MSHQCLKCGKIFEDGSAEILKGCPVCGGKKFFYTKKSLSEKERYKLLKESEIDLESIAKIVKERGDKKEEEWFHIEPKNIKEILQEIEKKKEEVAKTISKQSSNIESISVEEMGNYRINLKRLMDDESIIIQKDGSYMIHLPSLLMRPKEK; via the coding sequence ATGTCGCATCAATGCCTGAAATGTGGAAAAATATTCGAGGACGGATCTGCGGAGATTCTTAAGGGCTGTCCTGTGTGCGGGGGGAAAAAATTTTTTTATACAAAAAAGTCCTTGAGCGAGAAGGAGAGATACAAATTGCTGAAGGAAAGTGAGATAGATCTGGAATCCATAGCAAAGATAGTAAAAGAAAGAGGCGACAAAAAAGAAGAAGAGTGGTTCCATATTGAACCAAAAAATATAAAGGAAATCCTTCAGGAAATAGAAAAGAAAAAGGAAGAGGTTGCAAAAACCATCTCCAAGCAAAGCAGCAATATCGAGAGTATTTCCGTGGAGGAGATGGGGAATTACCGGATAAACCTGAAAAGGCTTATGGACGACGAATCGATCATAATACAGAAAGACGGCTCGTATATGATACACCTTCCGTCACTGCTTATGAGACCCAAGGAGAAGTAA
- a CDS encoding sulfide-dependent adenosine diphosphate thiazole synthase yields the protein MKVRDTEITKCIFEEFSRKFIDSISMDVAVVGAGPSGLTAARYLANAGKKVCVFERKLSPGGGMWGGGMSFPVIVVPEGGKEILEEVGVKCKKRGDYFIADSIEAASKVIAGAIDAGVTIFNSVTVEDVMAKEGRICGIVVNWTGTLKAGMHVDPLSLEAKAVIDGTGHPSEICRIVEKKIGLNTVSGKVEGEKFMWADEGERKTVENTGEVYPGLYTTGMASNAVMGAPRMGPIFGGMLLSGKKVAEMILEKI from the coding sequence ATGAAAGTAAGGGATACAGAGATAACGAAATGTATATTTGAGGAATTCAGCAGAAAGTTTATCGATTCAATAAGCATGGATGTTGCAGTGGTCGGTGCTGGCCCCTCTGGGCTGACAGCCGCACGATATCTGGCAAACGCCGGCAAAAAAGTTTGTGTATTTGAACGGAAATTATCTCCGGGAGGGGGAATGTGGGGCGGCGGCATGAGTTTCCCCGTAATTGTCGTGCCAGAGGGGGGAAAGGAAATCCTTGAAGAAGTTGGCGTGAAATGCAAAAAAAGAGGTGATTATTTTATAGCGGATTCTATAGAAGCGGCCTCCAAAGTTATCGCAGGGGCAATAGATGCCGGGGTGACCATATTCAATTCTGTAACGGTCGAGGATGTGATGGCTAAGGAAGGGCGAATTTGCGGTATCGTTGTAAACTGGACAGGCACACTGAAGGCGGGCATGCATGTCGATCCTTTATCACTTGAAGCAAAGGCAGTTATTGACGGGACAGGCCATCCCTCGGAAATCTGCCGCATAGTCGAGAAAAAAATCGGTTTGAACACTGTCTCAGGAAAAGTAGAAGGAGAGAAATTCATGTGGGCGGATGAAGGGGAGAGGAAAACAGTAGAAAATACAGGAGAAGTGTATCCCGGGCTTTACACCACAGGCATGGCTTCCAATGCAGTAATGGGGGCGCCGCGCATGGGTCCGATATTTGGGGGGATGCTCTTATCGGGCAAAAAAGTAGCGGAAATGATACTCGAAAAAATTTGA
- a CDS encoding MBL fold metallo-hydrolase, with translation MMKLTFIGTGGGRFATILQKRATGGIYVADRGILIHIDPGPGALVKMYELGLDPTQTDAILVSHCHPDHYTDAEILMEAMTMGGKYKRGIVAGSESVLNGKSEYRPLSDYHQSLVREIKVVHPGDEFMLKDWYKVEVMPARHSDSTTVGFKMHLSNGIISYTSDTEFFEELIDAHKGARILIVCMTRPLEGKIPFHMSAEDAAKLIEGVKPEFAILTHLGMKVIPRAAEQATWITEKTGVSTIAAQDGMRIYAGEKLEVKRR, from the coding sequence ATGATGAAACTGACATTTATAGGAACCGGCGGCGGCAGATTTGCCACGATTCTACAGAAAAGAGCGACGGGAGGCATATATGTGGCAGATAGGGGCATACTCATACACATAGACCCCGGACCCGGAGCCCTTGTAAAAATGTATGAGCTTGGGCTGGATCCGACACAAACAGATGCAATCCTGGTTTCCCACTGCCATCCCGACCATTACACAGATGCAGAAATCTTAATGGAAGCCATGACTATGGGCGGCAAGTATAAGAGAGGCATTGTTGCAGGAAGCGAGAGTGTTTTGAATGGAAAGAGCGAGTATCGTCCATTATCTGACTACCATCAATCTCTCGTGAGAGAGATAAAAGTTGTCCATCCGGGAGATGAATTTATGTTAAAAGATTGGTATAAGGTGGAGGTGATGCCTGCGCGTCATTCAGATTCCACCACGGTGGGGTTTAAAATGCATCTCAGTAATGGGATAATATCATATACCAGCGATACCGAATTTTTTGAGGAATTGATAGACGCCCACAAAGGCGCGAGAATTCTGATAGTATGCATGACCCGTCCTTTAGAAGGAAAAATCCCGTTTCACATGTCAGCAGAGGATGCAGCAAAACTGATAGAGGGGGTTAAGCCAGAATTTGCGATACTAACCCACCTAGGAATGAAAGTAATTCCCCGGGCGGCGGAGCAGGCTACTTGGATAACGGAAAAGACTGGAGTATCTACGATAGCAGCCCAGGACGGGATGAGAATATATGCAGGAGAAAAATTAGAGGTGAAAAGGAGATAG
- a CDS encoding amidohydrolase, translating to MDILIKDAFIITQDRYRNIRHGDIYIEGDVISEVSERISTEAEYVISEKKLVMPGLINTHTHLPMTLMRGYGDDLSLEKWLTEKIWPVEKKLNKRLVQAGVSLALLEMIATGTTSLADMYFFEDAIAGVCKKMGMRAYAGFSIIDFDTAEMKKEQMLPECEKFIKKWGNDRLVTPVVAPHSAYSCSPETLQKASELAKKYDVFLHTHCSETRKEVYDIMERYGCRPLEQLKRNGVLTEKTILAHCGWITKEEVREISTANSCVSHNPVSNMKLATGGFTPLPELFENNATVTLGTDGAASNNKLDMFETMKFAALIHKHYRWNPSIVTAQQTLDMATINAAKFLGIDGSIEEGKKADVIVLDMNVPNLTPMHNPVSHIVYAASGFNVSDVIIDGKMIMKDKSFIAVDKNKILEEAEEAKKELTA from the coding sequence ATGGATATTCTGATAAAAGATGCGTTCATAATAACCCAGGACAGATATAGAAATATCAGACATGGAGATATTTACATAGAAGGGGATGTCATATCCGAAGTATCCGAAAGGATATCAACCGAAGCCGAGTACGTTATAAGTGAAAAAAAACTGGTGATGCCCGGACTGATAAACACTCATACCCACCTTCCTATGACTTTAATGAGGGGTTATGGCGACGACCTTTCGCTTGAAAAATGGTTGACAGAAAAGATATGGCCCGTGGAAAAAAAATTGAATAAAAGATTGGTGCAGGCTGGAGTCAGCCTTGCATTGCTTGAGATGATAGCGACCGGCACTACAAGCCTGGCAGATATGTATTTTTTTGAAGATGCAATAGCAGGCGTTTGTAAAAAAATGGGGATGCGAGCCTATGCGGGTTTTTCCATAATAGATTTTGATACTGCTGAAATGAAAAAAGAGCAAATGTTGCCTGAATGCGAGAAATTCATTAAAAAGTGGGGGAATGATAGGTTAGTTACACCGGTTGTTGCACCCCATTCCGCTTACTCCTGTTCTCCTGAAACGTTACAAAAAGCATCTGAATTAGCAAAGAAATATGATGTTTTTTTGCATACCCACTGTTCGGAGACGAGAAAGGAAGTTTATGATATTATGGAGCGCTACGGTTGCCGCCCACTCGAACAGCTGAAAAGGAATGGGGTGCTGACCGAAAAGACAATTCTTGCACACTGCGGATGGATAACAAAAGAAGAGGTGAGAGAAATAAGCACGGCAAACTCATGCGTTTCTCACAATCCCGTAAGCAACATGAAACTTGCAACAGGGGGCTTTACTCCACTGCCTGAGTTGTTTGAAAATAATGCTACTGTTACATTAGGAACGGACGGGGCAGCAAGTAATAACAAACTTGACATGTTTGAAACGATGAAGTTCGCTGCGCTGATACATAAGCATTACCGATGGAATCCGAGCATTGTCACGGCACAGCAAACGCTGGATATGGCAACCATCAATGCGGCAAAATTTTTAGGCATAGATGGAAGCATAGAAGAAGGAAAAAAAGCAGATGTTATAGTTCTGGATATGAACGTGCCAAATTTGACGCCCATGCATAATCCCGTTTCCCATATTGTTTATGCCGCTTCTGGTTTCAATGTAAGTGATGTCATAATCGATGGAAAAATGATTATGAAGGACAAGAGTTTCATTGCCGTCGATAAAAATAAAATCCTGGAAGAAGCAGAGGAAGCCAAGAAAGAATTGACAGCTTAA